In a single window of the Littorina saxatilis isolate snail1 linkage group LG3, US_GU_Lsax_2.0, whole genome shotgun sequence genome:
- the LOC138961636 gene encoding uncharacterized protein: MFCCFSFKGKRTGGVRVEGCCCRRVKVVVVGDGQCGKTSLIQRYCSGTLPSDYTPTLFDTSTVNTVVEERKVQMVIQDTAGQEDLDRLRPPFYLNTDVVIVCFDLDNPDSLDNVQSVWLPEVRRYCGKIPVLLAGTKADLALNAGNKNGGAANGSLDVSSAAISADLSLKSANIDDKGVSFGVSTDAYSTVNKDTDTLLVNGKETQQVSTLNVTLKNNAKQKLVKQASQNDVELLYGREGDSHCANKTVKKGRSLAKKLGFAGFHVTSAVMHFGITELFDAALASAVSSKQWKKKYKQVA; this comes from the exons ATGTTTTGCTGTTTTTCATTCAAAG GTAAACGAACAGGTGGAGTGAGAGTGGAGGGGTGTTGCTGCCGGCGGGtgaaggtggtggtggtgggggacgGCCAGTGCGGGAAGACCAGCCTGATTCAGCGGTACTGCTCGGGTACCCTGCCCTCTGACTACACCCCCACTCTCTTCGACACCAGCACTGTCAACACTGTCGTGGAGGAGAGAAAG GTGCAGATGGTGATTCAGGACACAGCAGGGCAGGAGGATCTGGATCGTCTACGGCCGCCATTTTACCTCAACACAGACGTCGTCATCGTCTGCTTCGATCTAGACAACCCTGACAGTCTCGACAACGTTCAGAGCGTCTGGCTGCCCGAAGTGAGGCGGTACTGTGGCAAGATTCCCGTTCTGCTCGCGGGCACCAAGGCAGATCTTGCTCTGAACGCAGGAAACAAAAATGGCGGCGCTGCCAACGGTTCTCTGGATGTGTCGTCTGCTGCCATCAGTGCGGATCTCAGTCTGAAGTCAGCAAACATAGACGACAAAGGTGTTTCTTTCGGGGTATCTACTGATGCGTATTCCACTGTTAACAAGGACACAGATACTTTGCTTGTAAACGGGAAAGAAACTCAGCAAGTTTCAACGTTGAACGTAACACTCAAGAACAATGCAAAGCAAAAGCTTGTTAAGCAAGCTAGTCAAAACGACGTAGAACTCTTGTATGGTAGAGAGGGTGATTCCCATTGTGCCAACAAAACTGTGAAGAAAGGACGAAGCCTAGCGAAGAAACTGGGCTTTGCTGGATTCCACGTCACTTCTGCTGTGATGCATTTTGGGATTACTGAATTGTTTGATGCTGCACTTGCGTCTGCTGTATCTTCAAAGCAATGGAAGAAGaagtacaaacaagtcgcgtaa